actccctttgtaaataaatataacaacgtttagatcactattttagtgatctaaactctTTTATATTTTCTTTACGGAGGGAACTCTTGTGTATATTATTGCTTGGTACCCACCAATGTATTGTCTATATGTGGAAACCGGGTCATTTTTGTTCTGGGTCCGCCCCTGGATGTAGCTAGTATTTTGCCTTCCAAACCTTGCCTAGTACAAACTTTGAAGCTTTGAACCTTTGTCTTGCTTGTGTCAGGCTACACTTTGTGCTTTATGAAGATGAACATGTCAGATGTAGTTGAATTTTAAGATGTGGATTAGTCCGTGCATTATGAAGTTCATTTTTGAAGTTGGGTTATGTGTTGGTTTATCAATTGTTGCTAAAATGGTAGCCAAACAGGATATGGTAGTTATTTCAATCTAGAAATCGTTGTGGCAGCCAAACATGATTTTTGCAACTGGATTTCCATTCCAACCAAATGAAATCCCCATGGAGATTTCATTTCATTTCAAGGGTGCCAAACGAGCTGTTAGGGTAATTATAGGATTCAAATAGGCATGGCGTACAATCATGGAGTTTTCCAATTTCTGCTTTTTCCAAATATACTTGTACCAAAGTGGCTCTAGACTCAGGCCGTTATGTATACTTTGTTTTTTCTTATAATATATAAAAGAGAGGTCTTCCCTCCGATCATGTATACATTTTAGTACGTACCACAAAATAGTAGTTAAACTGCAAATCCGACACTGCACGACTGACGACGGTACACAACCTCGTCGGTGGAACGCCACTGACGATCGAGCTTAGCTGCAGCATTATTCAACACTAGTAGGCGCAGCAGCTACGTACTACGTAGGCGGACGATCGATCTATCATCTATGGGTTGTAGTAGATGATCTTGATCTCGGAGACGCCATGGCAGTTGCCGCCGGGGACGGAGTGCTCGAAGCAGTGGTTGCCGCTGTTGCACCCGGCGGTGGGGCAGTGGCCCTGCAGCGGGCTGCCGTGCGGGGTGACGGAGACGCGGATGGGCATGCTCGCCTGGTCGGTGCTCACCTCGTAGTACGCACCGCCCTCATGGCCGATGTGGAACTTGGCCACGGCGGCGCCCTGCGCCGACACGCTCCCCGACCACGCGCACACGTCGAACGACTCGTGCTTCCCGTTGGGGAGCAGCCACCCGTTGGGGAAGAGCATCTTGCTGTTCGCGACCGCGTTGATGCCCAGGTTGAGGTCGTGGCCACACAGGTTCTGCACCGTCACCTTGTGGCCGTCGCAGCCTTGACCGGCAGCGGACATGGCCGTCGCCGACAGAGCCACGAGTAGCAGGAGGGCAAGGGGCTTGGAGGACGCCATGGCTAGCTCGCTACCTGTTGGTGCTGGTACCTGGGAGTCGAGGAAGAAGAAAGGCTGGCACTGGTTTGGGTTGAGGTTTATGGCTCAGGGTGGCGGGGGTATTTATAGGTTAATTATGACTTTGGCACGAAGGTTCGAGATTGTAGCCGCGTCTGATATTCACTAGGTTAAAGAACTTAAACCTATCATTGTTAGTGCGACGAGCTAAAGACGCTGGTGTCGACTGAGAAAATGTTCTCTCCGTGTTCGTTTGTTCTCTCAAACCCTGTGGCCGGTCTAGCATGTGTGCGTGACACgttactttgtgtgtgtgtgtgcgggtaTCACATGTTACCGTTACCGTGCCATCCAGTCGGTGGCTCGCAACAAAATTTGGTGTGGTTAAGTAggagtaaggccaactccaccgcgcgatctCCAACGGACGTCCGGTTTGATTGAATTTTTTTTATAGGATGACGGGGTCGTGTCTGGACCTGTCCTggaatgcggtggccgtgcgctgggcgcacggccgcaTCCATTTGCTCCATCCTGTTCACCAGGGTAAAAAATGCCCATATTTTCGTATCAAAACTagtttgcacgtccaaatattaattgtctaaaataaaagtagttttacaacccaatcgaaattatctctaataaaatagttttacgaccaaatcgaaattgtcttcaACGAACATAAAaaaaccaatacatctattggttgccaatatgATCCCAAACGTGCTCAATCAAGTCTTTTTGAAGATActaatgagtgtgccaatcacgcagctCACAATGGAATTGGACAAACTATTCAAATGTGGCCGGCTCTTAGTGCaggggctcaacattttcaccttgataatcaaatccttggtcgaagatgctctcgtcatgctcgtcctcgacgatcatgttgtgcatgatgacacaagtagtcatcacctcccaaagcttcctttcatcccatgatagtgcagggtttcgaacgataccccaccgggattgaagcacaccaaaagcacgttccacatcctttctagcactctcttgcatttgggcaaatctctttctcttctcaccttgggggtttgagattgtcttcacaaaagttgaccactgagggtatataccatcagctagatactatcccttgttgtactggcggtcattgatctcaaagttgacaggtggggagtggccttctgcaagccttgcgaagactgaagaacgctgcagcacgttgatatcattgtgagaatctgccatgccgaagaaagaatgtcatatccaaaaatcctgcaaagccaccgcttctaatatgacagtgcacgctttgacatgccccttgtactggccctgccaagcaaatgaacAGTTCTTCCACTCTCGGTGCATACAATCTATgatgccaagcatgcctggaaagcctctagttgcgttggtcgccaacaatctctctgtatcagtgGCAGTTGGCTACCTCAAGTACTCCGGGCCAAACACCTCAATCACAGCCTGgcagaacttgtacattgacatcagacatgttgtctcactcatacgcacatactcatccaccagagcatgcggatggccgcggtgcatttctggtaagaggagaatccaagcttgccaagcgcatccgtcttgcactcgaagtatgggtcatgagcaaccacccCCTCTCGGATAGGATTGAACAGATGCCTTGCCATTCGAAAACGGCGACGGAATTTATtcggcttgaagagcggggtgttggcaaagtaatcggcatagagcagggcgtggcctctctcccttttacggttcaggttgggagcacggccagggagtgaccccctgtaccgaggaagctacCGTTCAATGTGGTCCTGAACGACCAGTGcggccaccacaagatcttcatcatccgacgacgaatcgtccgatgaacaaatgaaatggtggaagaaaaactcatctccactgtccatacatttgtgggcaaagtgtcgaacaccttgcggtcgtgatggcaaagaggccgcgatgatcacctcgacgcagcaggggtggttgacggccggctactggccgcactggagctctcgtcggaagctgccgcggccgccgtggtacgtcgccggcGGTCGTATCCCCTGTGCCACCGGCTAcgacggcgacggccaaaccttctccgatcgacggccaaaactacggcgaaagcgcgagcgtgttggcggccatgtcgagacgtggtttggtatggacggccgTTGCCTGCGcagtgaggaggcggccggagaatagcggcggcgctggcgggggtggaggcgttggaagcgaggaactgctagtgtccccgacagacAGGCCACGGGAGGACAAGGGCGTGCGGCGAGCCCGTCCGCGcgatgtccgtttcaccccaaactcggcgcaagtttgggccggggatcGGTCGAAAATggacggaatccggacatttgtccgtttaaGGCCGCACTTTGGGCCACACTATTCGTACGTTTTAACCCAAACGGACACACTCGGATAAGATGGGGTCGCGCGGTGAAGTTGGCCTAACATGTTGTGTGGGTCCTTGGATACACGAGATTAAGTACACGCCCAATTATGTGTCGCGTTCAACTTAAAAAAGAATAGGGAGTACAACTGTTTTATCTCTCGCTCTACTGCACTCGCATGCAGCCATAGTGCTCGAGTCATCTGTGCACCCGAGACGGAGCATGAGGCAGCATCTCTCCGTAGCCTGACTGCACTGAAAAGCCGAGCAGGACGGCACGAGCTTTGCCCCCCGAGAAAAGAACGGCACGAGCACGCATAGGACACCGCACCGGGCCATAAAGACACGGCCTAGTGCAGGCAGGGGCAGGGGCAGGCCCAGGGTGGCTTTTGTTTAATCAATCTCCGCCGACTAGTTTCTTTTCTTTGAATCCAGAGAGCTACCCCTACGCTTCCTGGTTGGGGAATGTGTGCTTTCCCGTAACTTTAAATCCACGTACGCATCGCATGCAATGCAGTGCATCCGCGTATGGCCAACATGTTTCTAGTTTTTACCGGGGGTGCATTCTAGGCCCGTTTGTAGAAAGATTGCAGCATAGGTTGGATTGCAAATACATATTACTAcgtttttttaacacaatacagttGCAGAAGCTCATACATATACACATACGTTTATCCCTAGCGCATTCGAGAGACTGACCTGACACTTTATTTTGAGATTGACGAAGCCACCGCTGCCACCTTTGTAGTCGACCGGAACATCCTCCCACTGAACGACAtcgccaaaaattctgaaataaatccaaaaaaatatGAGCATCATCGAAGAAAGCAGCAATCAATATGACTATTCTAATCCTCACTTCCTGATCGTGAAATTCTTTTTCGTTAAATGGAAGCAGTGCAGATTTGTAAAAGGATCTTAGAATGTCTAAGGTTTGGCCAGGAGGGTCTCTTAACGCCTTTTTTTAGCTTATCAAAGTTATTTCTTAAATAAACGCGGACAGTTAAAAAATCTATTGGGCAGGTAGATTCACATCTCCTACAACTCACACAATCTTCGGTTCTCGGCGCGGAAACAATTTGCTAGGTTCCAGAAGATGCTAATGGTGAGCACGAAGATTGTTTACGAAGAAATAACAAGAGTTACAAAGGAATCAAAATACCTTTTTTTAAAGAAAATAGGTTTCTTGAGTGTAAGTATAGGACGTAAACTCTGACGGACTAAGTCAACCACAAAGAACCCAACCATCCGACCTAGACTCAATTCGGTTAATTATATGCACATTAGATAGTTGCACCACAATCTAATTGTCAAAAAAAGTTACTCCATGGTTCTACATGTTTGTTACTGTGGTGTCCGATTCTCGACGCGCGTCCCTGGTACGCTGTCCTTATGTCGGCAGTGGGATATGCATAGTTGCGAGAGCATCAAATCTTAGCCTGGTCATCTAGCATGTCATACTTACTGACATAAAGCCGGAAAACTAAATGATGAAAAGCATGTCGACACCTGCTGACTGAGATGTGAAAGCTGTGGCAAAGTGAACATCAGATTTGCTTTGATCCTACTCGATTCAGATTTTTTTTTAGGTTACTTGTAGGGTTGTTTTGTGTTATTTATAAGATTTAGTCTCATAAAAATATTCTCGAGGAATATTTTCACTGCATTTATTCCATAGTGCGTTTAAACATTTGATTATCTAGGATTCAGGATTCACGTAGCCACGGCACTAGATATTTATTGCACAAGACCTAGCCCCCGCCAAACGAAACGAAGGCTCTCTCGTGATGCAACTCTAGATGCCGCCATTAGCCCATCTCTCGTGCTCCTCTCTCTCGCCGTTGCTGGAGGTCGCTGATGGGCAAAGCCCGTGCAGTGAAGGCGGCAACGGGACCTCTCTCTCCGGGGGTGGTCTGCGGTGGTGAGAAGACTGAGGGCTAAGTGGCGCTTGTCGGGTAGAGGGTCGACGATTAGGGTGAATCGACTCTATGGCCTGCAGAAGGCGACTCGAACAGTTGTGGCGTTGGTCGGCTTCCGGACAGGCGCCAGTAGAGGTTGGATCTCGTGCATGTGGCGGCTCGTTCCTTTGGGGCGGTGGTGTGGCCTCCTGCCCTAACGAAGGTGGTCGGTTGTTATGGCAGCCACCGCCTGTGATGACGGATCTAGGACTCCCCAGACCTGGCTTGCGATGGGTGGTGGTCGGTGGCTTTGGTCGATGGTAGCGGCGGCGAGACATCGACTATCTGTGTTGTGCGGCAATTCATAATTTGCGGGCAGGACCTACATTTTGTGTGATGTCCATGCCTAGGTCCGCACGCCGGCAACTTTTTCCAAGCCCGTTTGCCATGGAATAGTTTGGATTTCAAATTCCCATGATTAGGGTGTGTGGAAGTGCCTCTCCAGGCAATATCGGCTTCTTCGGCAAGTGGTGGCGGCAAGACATGGTGCCCTCTGAGTACCAGGTCTCGAGCTCTAGGATGAAAACCCTAGATCTGTCCTTCAGTGGCCACACCTAGCAGTAGTGGTGTTTCTGTGCCATTTTCTTGTTGAAGGTATTGCTTTGGAGATTCTTCAAATGTATCACCATGGAGTGAAAACCTAAGATCTGAACTTCAGGAGTCAGATCTGATGGCGGCGGCGGTTGCGTGTTGTTCCTTTTCTGAAGGTGTTGCTTAGAGAGAACCTTCCTTGTAGCTCATGTCCTGTCAAAGGATGCTGGTTAATCTTGTTGCTTGTTACGTGTGTATCATTCTTTTTCTTCCATCTTTTGGTTGTTGCAACCTCAATGTCTCGACTAGGTCTTGATAGTGTGTCGTTGCAGAGACCGGGTATAAATGATTTCTTCTTGATATTAGTATATTACATAAAAGGAAGGCATAAAATCTTGTGTTCTTCCAACTTTCGAGTTTTTTAAATCCTCGAATGAAAGTTGTCCTAGGTTTTCTCGAGCCAACAATAATAACAATGGCTAGGATTATCGATCCAGCTTAATGTATTATCTTTTCTGCTTATAATGGAAGTTGGTGATCGTCCGATCATTTATCTCTTAGTCTTTTCTTAACCACGACAGTAACACATGCAGACCTACGAACACAGCAACAACATACTTCTAGTGAATTCACCTCCTTCCGTAGTCTCGTGTGACCCAATTAGCCTTTCATCTCCCAACACTAATCTCATTCGTGTCAACTGGCTatcctcatcttcttctttttgtggtgCTGAAGTATTCTTCCTCTTGCATCCACCGGCAATACACCATGAGCATAGCTCGATGCCGTTTTTGGGCCTCCATCTCAGCGAAGGAAGTTTTTTGAAACCTAGAAGCTTATAGAAACAATGACCAGAAAGTCGTGACCAGGAAACACCGGCGGCCACGATCTACTAAGCACATCGCCACCCAGAGAGAGAAAACGtcaataagagcaactccaatggagcgacccatttcgtccgtcgCTGTTCGTTTGGGTTGGCgcggacagaaaagtcggcccaacgcgccgacccaaacggacgcgcgtccgcttttcgtccgcaggcgacccatttccggcccatttttgagccggatttgcgtcggtgcGGACACACGACGGACGCGCGCATGCTCACCTTCTCCTctccccgggcccgctggtcggtggctcATTGGCCTCCCCCACCCCCCAGCCAACAGCAACCCTTGCCCGCCTccttcgtcgccgacgccgccgccctttTTTTCCCGGCGACTctgccagctgccgccgcctccacatccgcccagcaacgccgctcactccccccgtcgcccccgccaccgTCGTCTTGCCGCCGGGGAGCAAACTGTTTCCCACCGccgctcccccccccccaacctcaCAGCTGCCCGCGACCAAGAGGCCGCCTCGCCGTCCCGGCCAGATCCTCATCGGCACGCTCGTCGGACACCGGCCCACTCGTCGAACGtcggcagggcagctagctggtccgtgcgcgccgcgactcccctcgccggccatctccttcttcgacgcccgcaagctgttccacagtttgccaaggtacgaaaatggactccgccgatgagttctttttccacaatttcctttgcgactccgacgattcgtcgtccgacgacgaggaggagatattggctgccgtgttggtccatcaccacctcaacagccagcggccgttgtttcgtggctccattccgggccaccttccggcgttgaatcgcaaccgagagagcgggcatttcattatttggaaggactactttgatacaacaaatccgttgttcaaacatcaaaaattccgccgccatttccgtatgagtaggcatcttttcaaccgtattagagagggggtggtcggctatgatgactatttcgagtgtAAAGAGGATGTCGTCGGCAAGatcggtttctcctcttatcagaaatgcactgccgccatccgaatgcttgcatacggagtgcccggtaatctcattgatgagtacgtccgtatgagtgagtctacatgcctagagtccctgtataagttctgcaaggctgttattgctgtgtttggccctgagtacttgagagagccgacagctgaagatacaacccatttgttggcgatgaatgccagaaggggcttcccagggatgcttggcagcatagactgcatgcactgggagtggaagaactgtccttctgcttggcaagggcagtataagggacatgtcagggcttgcactgtcatattagaggccgtggcgtctcaagatctctggatctggcactctttctttggcatggctggatcacataatgatatcaacgtgcttcagcgctcgccggtgtttgctaggcttgccgaaggcaacagcccaccggtgaactttactgtcaacggacacaactacgacaaaggatactacctgggtgacggtatctatcctcagtggacaactattgtcaagacaatacccaaccctgtcggagagaagaggaaaagatttgccctgGAGCAAGAGAGTgccaggaaggatgtcgagcgtgcctctAGTGTTTTGCAATCTcaatggggcatcgttcggtatcttgctaatacctggagcacgcagaaactgtgggaggtgatgactgcttgtgtgatcatgcacaatatgatcgtagaagacgagcgccgGAACATctgtacgatcaagggtttcagtttcaggatgagaaactcacgtgcaactgcagaatgatttggttgagcatatgtgggatGTATCTTCTTgtattcgtttgcaaaactatgtgaaacatttttatttgtatCCGGCTTGTAAAACTATAATATTTTTATTCGGTAAAACTATGTTATTTGACAATATGTTTGAATGCAGATCAATGAAAATATTGGGCGGCCAGccggcacatatgggtcggcgcgttggcgCGCTACCGACCTAAATCTAAAAGAGGGCGGACGCAGGGCGGGCGACCGACCCAAATGAATAAAAAACGGACGAAATCGTCGTCCGTTtgagtcggcccgttggagttgctctaagggcATGTACAGCGCCATACAGTCAGCTGTCTGCAACGAGAGCCACGTACGATTTTAGATGAGGTGGAGGTGAGAGAAGGAAGAGAGAGAATTAGTCCGTCGGTAGAAATGCAGACGGTCTGTAGCCCGGGAAAATCGGTCGCTATCGACTGTTGTACGAGGGCGTCTGCAACTGCAGGCCCGAATTTTCCTCTC
This window of the Triticum aestivum cultivar Chinese Spring chromosome 5D, IWGSC CS RefSeq v2.1, whole genome shotgun sequence genome carries:
- the LOC123124437 gene encoding uncharacterized protein is translated as MASSKPLALLLLVALSATAMSAAGQGCDGHKVTVQNLCGHDLNLGINAVANSKMLFPNGWLLPNGKHESFDVCAWSGSVSAQGAAVAKFHIGHEGGAYYEVSTDQASMPIRVSVTPHGSPLQGHCPTAGCNSGNHCFEHSVPGGNCHGVSEIKIIYYNP